From the Quercus lobata isolate SW786 chromosome 6, ValleyOak3.0 Primary Assembly, whole genome shotgun sequence genome, one window contains:
- the LOC115994243 gene encoding perakine reductase-like isoform X2: MEEKPQIQIPRVKLGSQGLEISRLGFGCAGLSGVYNTPHSHEYGCSVIKEVFNRGITLFDTSDLYGDNHDNEIMVGKALKQLPRDKIQLATKFGVTVLGEGKYGAKGTPEYVRKCCEASLKRLDVGYIDLFYQHRVDLSVPIEDTMGELKKLVDEGKIKYIGLSEASVDTIRRAHAVHPITALQMEYSVWTREIEDEIIPLCRELGIGIVAYSPLGRGFFGGKGAVESLPTGSLLVYHPRFNDENLDRNKLLYSKFSNLAAKHACTTPQLALAWLLHQGIDIIPIPGTTKVRNLDNNIGSLAVKLTKDDLKEIHDAVPIGDVSGQREYDMFSQYVWKSANTPPK; encoded by the exons ATGGAGGAGAAGCCCCAAATCCAGATCCCAAGAGTGAAACTTGGCAGTCAGGGATTGGAG ATTTCTAGATTGGGCTTTGGATGTGCGGGGCTGTCAGGAGTATACAACACTCCTCACTCTCATGAATATGGTTGTTCAGTTATCAAGGAAGTATTCAATAGGGGTATCACCCTCTTTGACACATCAGATCTCTATGGAGATAATCATGATAATGAAATTATGGTTGGCAAg GCTTTGAAGCAGCTTCCTCGGGATAAAATTCAACTGGCTACAAAATTTGGAGTCACTGTATTAGGGGAGGGTAAATATGGGGCAAAGGGCACTCCTGAATATGTCAGGAAATGCTGTGAAGCGAGTCTTAAACGGCTTGATGTAGGCTACATTGATCTTTTCTATCAGCATCGTGTTGACCTTTCAGTGCCAATTGAGGATACT ATGGGAGAGCTCAAGAAGCTGGTGGATGAAGGAAAGATAAAGTACATTGGGTTATCAGAAGCTAGTGTAGACACAATAAGGAGAGCTCATGCAGTTCATCCCATCACTGCCTTACAGATGGAGTATTCCGTGTGGACCCGTGAAATTGAAGATGAGATAATTCCACTTTGCCG GGAGCTTGGTATTGGGATAGTGGCATATAGTCCTCTTGGTCGTGGGTTCTTTGGTGGCAAGGGAGCTGTTGAGAGCTTACCCACTGGTAGTTTGTTG GTTTATCATCCAAGGTTCAATGATGAGAATTTGGATAGAAACAAACTTCTTTATAGCAAATTTTCTAATCTGGCTGCAAAGCATGCCTGCACCACTCCTCAACTAGCTTTGGCATGGCTTCTCCATCAGGGAATTGACATAATCCCTATCCCTG GGACAACTAAAGTTAGGAACCTTGATAACAACATTGGTTCATTGGCTGTAAAGCTTACAAAAGACGATTTGAAAGAAATTCATGATGCTGTGCCCATTGGTGACGTTAGTGGACAACGAGAATATGACATGTTTTCTCAATATGTTTGGAAGTCTGCAAATACCCCACCAAAGTAA
- the LOC115994243 gene encoding perakine reductase-like isoform X1 — MEEKPQIQIPRVKLGSQGLEISRLGFGCAGLSGVYNTPHSHEYGCSVIKEVFNRGITLFDTSDLYGDNHDNEIMVGKALKQLPRDKIQLATKFGVTVLGEGKYGAKGTPEYVRKCCEASLKRLDVGYIDLFYQHRVDLSVPIEDTFTSDLHSVRKMGELKKLVDEGKIKYIGLSEASVDTIRRAHAVHPITALQMEYSVWTREIEDEIIPLCRELGIGIVAYSPLGRGFFGGKGAVESLPTGSLLVYHPRFNDENLDRNKLLYSKFSNLAAKHACTTPQLALAWLLHQGIDIIPIPGTTKVRNLDNNIGSLAVKLTKDDLKEIHDAVPIGDVSGQREYDMFSQYVWKSANTPPK, encoded by the exons ATGGAGGAGAAGCCCCAAATCCAGATCCCAAGAGTGAAACTTGGCAGTCAGGGATTGGAG ATTTCTAGATTGGGCTTTGGATGTGCGGGGCTGTCAGGAGTATACAACACTCCTCACTCTCATGAATATGGTTGTTCAGTTATCAAGGAAGTATTCAATAGGGGTATCACCCTCTTTGACACATCAGATCTCTATGGAGATAATCATGATAATGAAATTATGGTTGGCAAg GCTTTGAAGCAGCTTCCTCGGGATAAAATTCAACTGGCTACAAAATTTGGAGTCACTGTATTAGGGGAGGGTAAATATGGGGCAAAGGGCACTCCTGAATATGTCAGGAAATGCTGTGAAGCGAGTCTTAAACGGCTTGATGTAGGCTACATTGATCTTTTCTATCAGCATCGTGTTGACCTTTCAGTGCCAATTGAGGATACT TTTACGTCTGACTTGCATTCTGTAAGGAAGATGGGAGAGCTCAAGAAGCTGGTGGATGAAGGAAAGATAAAGTACATTGGGTTATCAGAAGCTAGTGTAGACACAATAAGGAGAGCTCATGCAGTTCATCCCATCACTGCCTTACAGATGGAGTATTCCGTGTGGACCCGTGAAATTGAAGATGAGATAATTCCACTTTGCCG GGAGCTTGGTATTGGGATAGTGGCATATAGTCCTCTTGGTCGTGGGTTCTTTGGTGGCAAGGGAGCTGTTGAGAGCTTACCCACTGGTAGTTTGTTG GTTTATCATCCAAGGTTCAATGATGAGAATTTGGATAGAAACAAACTTCTTTATAGCAAATTTTCTAATCTGGCTGCAAAGCATGCCTGCACCACTCCTCAACTAGCTTTGGCATGGCTTCTCCATCAGGGAATTGACATAATCCCTATCCCTG GGACAACTAAAGTTAGGAACCTTGATAACAACATTGGTTCATTGGCTGTAAAGCTTACAAAAGACGATTTGAAAGAAATTCATGATGCTGTGCCCATTGGTGACGTTAGTGGACAACGAGAATATGACATGTTTTCTCAATATGTTTGGAAGTCTGCAAATACCCCACCAAAGTAA